AGCGCTTCTGCCGCATCGAAGATCCGTCCGGTCATGCACCATTCGAGGGCCTTCTGCATGCCGACGAGGCGCGGGAGGAACCAGCTCGACGCCGCCTCGGGCGTGATCCCGCGCCGCGCAAAGACGAAGCCGAAGCGCGCATTGTCGCTGGCGAGACGGATGTCGAAGGGCAGTTGCATCGTCGCCCCGACGCCGACCGCGACCCCGTTGCACGCCCCGATCAGCGGCTTCTGCGAATTGAACAGGCGCAGCGTCAGCCGCCCGCCCCCGTCGCGGACCCGTGTGTCCGACAGGTCGTCTACCGGATTGGGATCCGAGAACACATGCCCCCCGCCCTCAGGCGTCAGGTCGGCCCCGGCGCAGAAAGCCCGGTCCCCATGCCCCGTCACGATCACCGCGCGCACGCTGTCGTCTGCATCGGTGTCGTCCACCGCCGCGATCAGCTCGTCCATCATCGTGCGCGTGAAGGCGTTCATCTTCTCGGGGCGATGAAGCGTGATCGTCGCAATTCCATCTGCCTTGTCGAGCTTGATCTGGGTGAATTCGGGCACTTTTCATCTCCTCAAACGCCGGCGGCTGCCTCCGCAGCCTTGGCTTTCCTTGCTCACGCGACCTGAAGGTCGCTTCGCTGCGGGCGGGCAGTCGCCCTTGCGACGCCTTCGGCGCCGAGAATCCCTCCTTGGCAATCCTACTGGATGGAACACATGGAACACGGAACGCGCAATTGAAAAGTGTGACGTTCCAGGAAAACCGCTGATTCTCAGATATTTGCTTCGAGAGCACGATTGCGAATTGTGACTTTCCATAAATCGAACCAGGTTCCGAACACCTGCATCATGCGATCATACCGTGAGGTGCGACCGGTAGGAAAGGCGCGCGGACTGCCGAGCGCGCCGAGGATCGTTCAGCCCTTGATCGACTCCAGCACAAGCCGAATTGCCGCTTCCACCTCGCGTTTCGGCATGCGTCCTGACTGATGGAGCAGCTGGTTGGATGTCAGTCCCTCCAC
This region of Altererythrobacter sp. CAU 1644 genomic DNA includes:
- a CDS encoding crotonase/enoyl-CoA hydratase family protein, translating into MPEFTQIKLDKADGIATITLHRPEKMNAFTRTMMDELIAAVDDTDADDSVRAVIVTGHGDRAFCAGADLTPEGGGHVFSDPNPVDDLSDTRVRDGGGRLTLRLFNSQKPLIGACNGVAVGVGATMQLPFDIRLASDNARFGFVFARRGITPEAASSWFLPRLVGMQKALEWCMTGRIFDAAEALDAGLVRSVHPQGELMDVALGLAREIADNTSAVSVAMTRAMLWRLSATEHPMMAHRVDSRAIYRLSRSADAREGVASFLEKRAPQYPDKVSDNMPDFYPWWHEPDYR